In Cupriavidus taiwanensis, the following are encoded in one genomic region:
- a CDS encoding ExbD/TolR family protein codes for MHFRSRQRREEPEINLIPLIDVLLVILIFLMITTTYSRFTELQIQLPTADAERARQQPQEIVVSVSSRGVYSVNKQVMEHKDVTSLADQLRTAAGTGGQAPVVIVNADAQATHQAVVNVMEAARLAGLSRLTFATQSAQPR; via the coding sequence ATGCACTTCCGTTCCCGCCAGCGGCGCGAAGAGCCGGAGATCAACCTGATCCCGCTGATCGACGTGCTGCTCGTGATCCTGATCTTCCTGATGATCACGACCACGTATTCGCGCTTTACCGAGCTGCAGATCCAGCTGCCCACCGCCGACGCCGAGCGCGCGCGGCAGCAGCCGCAGGAGATCGTGGTGTCGGTGTCCTCGCGCGGCGTTTACTCGGTCAACAAGCAGGTGATGGAGCACAAGGACGTCACCAGCCTCGCCGACCAGCTGCGCACCGCCGCGGGCACCGGCGGGCAGGCGCCGGTGGTGATCGTCAATGCCGACGCGCAGGCCACGCACCAGGCCGTGGTCAACGTGATGGAGGCCGCGCGGCTGGCCGGGCTGTCGCGCCTGACCTTCGCCACGCAGAGCGCGCAGCCGCGCTGA
- a CDS encoding MotA/TolQ/ExbB proton channel family protein, whose translation MFSIIQAAGWPIWPLLLASVIALALIVERFLSLKRSKVLPARLYEEALAAAQQRRATPEVVNTLEQNSPLGRVLAAGLRHVVLQPHTSRDAAKDVVEEAGRVVAHELERYLNALGTIASVAPLMGLLGTVIGMIEIFGSQGGTGTSPEQLAHGISVALYNTAFGLIVAIPALIFWRYFRRRVDDYVAELEFRATSFLDAILPQRRA comes from the coding sequence TTGTTTTCCATCATTCAAGCGGCCGGCTGGCCGATCTGGCCGCTGTTGCTCGCCTCGGTCATCGCGCTGGCGCTGATCGTCGAACGCTTCCTGTCCCTCAAGCGCAGCAAGGTGCTGCCCGCCAGGCTGTATGAAGAAGCGCTGGCGGCCGCGCAGCAGCGCCGCGCCACGCCGGAGGTGGTCAACACGCTGGAACAGAATTCCCCGCTGGGCCGGGTGCTGGCCGCGGGGCTGCGCCACGTGGTGCTGCAGCCGCATACCTCGCGCGACGCCGCCAAGGACGTGGTCGAGGAAGCCGGCCGCGTGGTCGCGCATGAGCTCGAGCGCTACCTGAACGCGCTGGGCACGATTGCCTCGGTGGCACCGCTGATGGGGCTGCTCGGCACGGTGATCGGCATGATCGAGATCTTCGGCAGCCAGGGCGGCACCGGCACCAGCCCCGAGCAACTTGCACACGGCATCTCGGTGGCGCTGTACAACACCGCCTTCGGACTGATCGTGGCGATCCCGGCGCTGATCTTCTGGCGCTACTTCCGCCGCCGCGTGGACGACTACGTGGCCGAACTGGAATTCCGCGCCACCTCGTTCCTCGACGCCATCCTGCCGCAGCGCCGCGCCTGA
- the xseA gene encoding exodeoxyribonuclease VII large subunit has protein sequence MPDLPNFSRDPSSTAPRSGRDVIPVGELNHAIARVLERSFPLAWVRGEISNFTRAASGHWYFSLKDARAQIRCVMFRGRNQHVDFQPREGEAVEVRAVVSMYEARGELQLGVEAMRRAGLGNLYEAFLRLKEKLSQAGLFAPERKRPVPAQPRSIGVVTSLQAAALRDVLTTLRRRAPHVPVVVYPVPVQGAGAAQKIADMLDAAAARAECDVLILCRGGGSIEDLWSFNEEVVAHAIARCTLPVVCGVGHETDFTIADFVADVRAPTPTGAAELVSPDRAHLLAQTLRARDALRQCLRRGLDLRAQHLDWLARRVRSPQAQLQERRAQVDNLARHLRSALRDTVVSQRHRQQLLAMRWRACRPDAHAAHADVARLWQRLQAAALRQHERAGQRLARSAGALELLAPQRTLERGYAVLLDQRGRALRAPAEIRAGSVVEAHLAEGVADLSIAGVQAKLPEF, from the coding sequence ATGCCTGACTTGCCGAATTTTTCGCGTGACCCTTCCTCCACCGCGCCGCGCAGCGGCCGCGATGTGATCCCCGTCGGCGAACTCAACCACGCCATTGCGCGCGTGCTGGAACGCAGCTTTCCGCTCGCCTGGGTACGCGGCGAGATCTCAAACTTCACGCGCGCGGCGAGCGGCCACTGGTATTTCTCGCTGAAGGACGCGCGCGCGCAGATCCGCTGCGTGATGTTCCGCGGGCGCAACCAGCATGTCGATTTCCAGCCGCGCGAGGGCGAGGCGGTTGAAGTGCGCGCCGTGGTCTCGATGTACGAGGCGCGCGGCGAACTGCAGCTGGGCGTCGAGGCCATGCGTCGCGCGGGCCTGGGCAACTTGTATGAAGCCTTCCTGCGGCTCAAGGAAAAGCTGTCGCAGGCCGGGCTGTTCGCGCCCGAGCGCAAGCGCCCGGTGCCGGCGCAGCCGCGCAGCATCGGCGTGGTCACCTCGCTGCAGGCGGCGGCGCTGCGCGATGTGCTGACCACGCTGCGGCGGCGCGCGCCGCATGTGCCGGTGGTGGTCTATCCGGTACCGGTGCAGGGCGCGGGCGCGGCGCAGAAGATTGCCGACATGCTCGATGCCGCGGCCGCGCGCGCCGAATGCGACGTGCTGATCCTGTGCCGCGGCGGCGGCAGCATCGAAGACCTGTGGTCGTTCAATGAAGAGGTGGTGGCGCACGCGATCGCGCGCTGCACGCTGCCGGTGGTCTGCGGCGTAGGCCACGAGACCGATTTCACCATTGCCGACTTCGTCGCCGACGTGCGCGCGCCGACGCCCACCGGCGCGGCCGAGCTGGTCAGCCCCGATCGCGCGCACCTGCTCGCGCAGACGCTGCGCGCGCGCGATGCGCTGCGGCAATGCCTGCGCCGCGGGCTGGACCTGCGTGCGCAGCACCTCGACTGGCTGGCGCGGCGCGTGCGCAGCCCGCAGGCGCAGCTGCAGGAGCGCCGCGCGCAGGTCGACAATCTGGCGCGACACTTGCGATCGGCATTGCGTGACACCGTGGTGTCGCAGCGCCATCGCCAGCAACTGTTGGCGATGCGCTGGCGCGCATGCCGTCCCGACGCCCACGCCGCGCACGCCGACGTGGCGCGGCTGTGGCAGCGGCTGCAGGCCGCGGCGCTGCGCCAGCACGAGCGTGCCGGCCAGCGCCTGGCGCGCAGCGCCGGCGCGCTGGAACTGCTGGCGCCGCAGCGCACGCTGGAGCGCGGCTACGCGGTGCTGCTCGACCAGCGCGGACGCGCACTGCGCGCGCCCGCAGAGATCCGCGCCGGCAGCGTGGTCGAAGCGCATCTGGCCGAGGGCGTGGCCGACCTGTCGATCGCCGGCGTGCAGGCCAAGCTGCCTGAATTCTGA
- the sodB gene encoding superoxide dismutase [Fe]: MEHKLPPLPYAHDALAPHISKETLEFHHDKHHQTYVTNLNNLIKGTEFENATLEEIVKKSSGGIFNNAAQVWNHTFYWDSLKPNGGGQPTGALADAINAKWGSFDKFKEEFTKVAVGTFGSGWAWLVKKADGSLDLVSTSNAATPLTTDAKPLLTCDVWEHAYYIDYRNARPKYVEAFWNVVNWDFAGKNFAG, from the coding sequence ATGGAACACAAGCTCCCCCCGCTTCCGTACGCGCATGATGCCCTGGCTCCGCACATCTCCAAGGAGACGCTGGAGTTCCATCATGACAAGCATCACCAGACCTACGTCACCAACCTGAACAACCTCATCAAGGGCACCGAGTTCGAGAACGCGACCCTGGAAGAGATCGTCAAGAAGTCGTCGGGCGGCATCTTCAACAACGCTGCCCAGGTGTGGAACCACACCTTCTACTGGGATTCGCTGAAGCCCAACGGCGGCGGCCAGCCGACCGGCGCACTGGCCGATGCCATCAACGCCAAGTGGGGTTCGTTCGACAAGTTCAAGGAAGAGTTCACCAAGGTCGCCGTCGGCACCTTCGGTTCGGGCTGGGCCTGGCTGGTCAAGAAGGCCGACGGCTCGCTGGACCTGGTGTCCACCTCGAACGCCGCCACGCCGCTGACCACCGATGCCAAGCCGCTGCTGACCTGCGACGTGTGGGAGCACGCCTACTACATCGACTACCGCAATGCCCGCCCGAAGTACGTCGAGGCATTCTGGAACGTCGTGAACTGGGACTTCGCCGGCAAGAACTTCGCTGGCTGA
- a CDS encoding porin: MNHPLAGATFAALAACCTVASAQSHVTLYGRLNTSIEYSDASTATDGTKLDGTGRLTNNRSVFGMRGEEALVGSLKAIWQIESSIALDTGSGQLAGRNTRLGLAGSAGSFFMGNWTTPYLEATSSYDPFYPTTAGYMALIGNGSTPTSDNIQDTSAFDRRQKNSLHYRSPKWNGFSGGVTWGINEERTTVPRNPSLWSFAGAYDNGPLNVVLAYERHNNYQAAGRDDEGMKVGLSYQFPTTKVSAIYERLHYRTATGDLKRDAYYASVVQKLWTGSLRAGVGFAGNGRGSATETVGFFRSGPDTGAVQATLGYEYPLSKRTSVFGFYSRIFNKKNGTYDFAINELGISAGADPQTFALGMRHVF; the protein is encoded by the coding sequence ATGAACCACCCCCTTGCGGGCGCCACCTTTGCGGCGCTCGCGGCCTGCTGCACCGTCGCTTCGGCGCAGAGCCACGTGACGCTGTATGGGCGGCTGAATACGTCGATCGAGTATTCCGACGCGTCCACCGCGACCGACGGCACCAAGCTCGACGGCACCGGCCGCCTGACCAACAACCGCTCGGTGTTCGGCATGCGCGGCGAGGAAGCGCTGGTGGGCAGCCTCAAGGCGATCTGGCAGATCGAGAGCTCGATCGCGCTGGACACCGGCAGCGGCCAGCTGGCCGGGCGCAATACGCGGCTCGGGCTGGCCGGGTCGGCCGGCAGCTTCTTCATGGGCAACTGGACCACGCCCTACCTCGAGGCCACTTCGTCCTACGACCCGTTCTACCCGACCACGGCCGGCTACATGGCGCTGATCGGAAACGGCTCGACCCCGACTTCGGACAACATCCAGGACACCAGCGCCTTCGACCGCCGCCAGAAGAACAGCCTGCACTACCGCAGCCCGAAGTGGAACGGCTTCAGCGGCGGCGTGACCTGGGGCATCAATGAGGAGCGCACCACGGTGCCGCGCAACCCCAGCCTGTGGTCGTTTGCCGGCGCCTATGACAACGGCCCGCTGAACGTGGTGCTGGCCTACGAGCGCCACAACAACTACCAGGCCGCGGGCCGTGACGACGAGGGCATGAAGGTCGGCCTGTCGTACCAGTTCCCGACCACCAAGGTGTCCGCCATCTACGAGCGGCTGCACTACCGCACCGCCACCGGCGACCTGAAGCGCGATGCCTACTACGCCTCGGTGGTGCAGAAGCTGTGGACCGGCAGCCTGCGCGCGGGCGTCGGCTTTGCCGGCAACGGCCGCGGCAGCGCCACCGAGACGGTGGGCTTCTTCCGCAGCGGTCCGGATACCGGTGCGGTGCAGGCCACGCTGGGCTACGAGTACCCGCTGTCCAAGCGCACCTCGGTGTTCGGCTTCTACAGCCGCATCTTCAACAAGAAAAACGGCACCTACGACTTTGCGATCAACGAGCTGGGCATTTCCGCCGGCGCCGATCCGCAGACCTTTGCACTTGGCATGCGCCACGTGTTCTGA
- a CDS encoding tripartite tricarboxylate transporter substrate binding protein produces MKFRQMLRAALAAALCLPLLPGAAHADSYPDKPIRLVVPFAAGSATDLLARIVGAGMSTGSNMQVVVDNRPGAGGTIGTAVVAKAPADGYTLLLTSAGHAVNPTLYPKLPYDTTRDLKGISTVATMPYLLVVSASSPYRTLKDLLAAARANPDSVTYSSAGSGSSSHLSGELFNVTAGVQTRHIPYKGAPAAITDVMSGRVDMFFAPSITALQFVKDGKLRILGVATAARVPSLPDVPTIAEAGVPGYVFDAWFGVLAPAGTPKEIVARLNTAMQQALSAPATKEKLMAQGAEAKTSTPAAFDKLIATDIAKLEPIVKRSGAQPGQ; encoded by the coding sequence ATGAAATTCCGCCAAATGCTGCGCGCGGCGCTGGCCGCCGCACTGTGCCTGCCCCTGCTGCCCGGCGCGGCGCACGCCGACAGCTATCCCGACAAGCCGATCCGCCTGGTCGTGCCGTTTGCCGCCGGCAGCGCCACCGACCTGCTGGCGCGCATCGTCGGCGCGGGCATGAGCACCGGTTCGAACATGCAGGTCGTGGTCGACAACCGCCCCGGCGCCGGCGGCACCATCGGCACCGCGGTAGTGGCCAAGGCGCCCGCCGACGGCTACACGCTGCTGCTGACCTCCGCCGGCCACGCGGTCAATCCCACGCTCTATCCCAAGCTGCCGTACGACACCACGCGCGACCTGAAGGGCATCTCCACGGTGGCGACCATGCCCTACCTGCTGGTGGTCAGCGCTTCCAGCCCGTACCGCACGCTCAAGGACCTGCTGGCCGCCGCGCGCGCCAACCCGGATTCGGTGACCTACAGCTCGGCCGGAAGCGGCAGCTCGTCGCACCTGAGCGGCGAGCTGTTCAACGTGACCGCGGGCGTGCAGACCCGGCATATCCCGTACAAGGGCGCGCCGGCGGCCATCACCGATGTGATGAGCGGGCGCGTCGACATGTTCTTCGCCCCGTCGATCACCGCGCTGCAGTTCGTCAAGGACGGCAAGCTGCGCATCCTGGGCGTGGCCACGGCGGCGCGGGTGCCGTCGCTGCCCGACGTGCCCACCATCGCCGAAGCGGGCGTGCCGGGCTATGTGTTCGATGCCTGGTTCGGCGTGCTGGCGCCGGCGGGCACGCCCAAAGAAATCGTGGCGCGCCTGAACACGGCAATGCAGCAGGCGCTGAGTGCGCCGGCGACGAAGGAGAAGCTGATGGCGCAAGGCGCCGAGGCCAAGACGTCGACCCCGGCCGCGTTCGACAAGCTGATCGCCACCGACATCGCCAAGCTCGAGCCCATCGTCAAGCGCTCCGGCGCGCAGCCGGGCCAGTAA
- a CDS encoding amidohydrolase: MGWIARGLAQAMAAACVIAAGGAQAQAGAAHADRILVNGTVLTMDAADTVAQAIAIRGDRIVAVGANPKIRRLAGPATEVIDLGGRTVIPGLIDTHIHAIRGGQSYAFETYWYEGETTSLAAGLEQLRKTAQARGPGKWVAVTGSWHPDQFTEKRAPTAAELTALLPDNPAWVQYLYDYALVNAKAIEVLGLDQPDALPPGLRMERDSDGRVTGRIFGAIRPLSALFGRILAQSQVDPKASLQSFFSRLNSLGVTALIDPTAGPGPAYDPLFALWREDSLSLRVGYRIPTLVAGNEAEWFRNTLAYLPPRLGDGKLRFLGPGEMLVFGMDDGVKMGPGFQPSAKDREELLKVATFAASRGYPVEIHAYTDDAAGAILDVFEEVAKRHDLGKLRWALAHLNTGKPETFRRMKALGLAYTVQMGPYFEAGAIGHANDHHVAEAAPPVRLALQHGLKVAGGTDATRIGIPGVWRALEFHVGGYSIGKEVRRKEDFRLSRLEALRLYTANAAWISFDEASRGTLEAGKLADLAVLDKPYLTVPVEDIHRIRSVLTMVDGKVVHADGGLSARKAR, translated from the coding sequence ATGGGTTGGATTGCACGGGGCCTGGCGCAGGCCATGGCTGCGGCTTGCGTGATCGCGGCCGGGGGAGCACAGGCGCAGGCCGGGGCCGCGCACGCGGACCGGATCCTGGTCAACGGCACGGTGCTCACCATGGACGCCGCGGACACGGTGGCGCAGGCCATCGCCATCCGCGGCGACCGCATCGTCGCGGTGGGCGCCAACCCGAAGATCCGCCGCCTGGCCGGCCCGGCCACCGAGGTGATCGACCTGGGCGGGCGCACGGTGATTCCCGGGCTGATCGATACCCATATCCACGCGATTCGCGGCGGCCAGAGCTACGCCTTCGAGACCTACTGGTACGAGGGAGAAACCACCAGCCTGGCCGCGGGGCTGGAACAGCTGCGCAAGACCGCGCAGGCGCGCGGCCCGGGCAAGTGGGTCGCCGTGACCGGCTCGTGGCACCCTGACCAGTTCACCGAGAAGCGCGCGCCGACCGCTGCGGAGCTGACCGCGCTGCTGCCCGACAACCCGGCCTGGGTGCAGTACCTGTACGACTACGCGCTGGTCAACGCCAAGGCGATCGAGGTGCTCGGGCTCGACCAGCCCGACGCACTGCCGCCGGGCCTGCGCATGGAGCGCGACAGCGACGGCCGTGTCACCGGCCGCATCTTCGGCGCGATCCGGCCGCTGTCGGCGCTGTTCGGGCGCATTCTGGCGCAGAGCCAGGTCGATCCCAAGGCCAGCCTGCAGTCCTTTTTCAGCCGCCTGAACAGCCTGGGGGTCACCGCGCTGATCGACCCCACCGCCGGACCGGGGCCGGCGTACGATCCGCTGTTCGCGCTGTGGCGCGAAGACAGCCTGTCGCTGCGGGTCGGCTACCGCATTCCCACGCTGGTCGCGGGCAACGAGGCCGAGTGGTTCCGCAACACGCTGGCCTACCTGCCGCCGCGCCTGGGCGACGGCAAGCTGCGCTTCCTGGGGCCGGGCGAGATGCTGGTGTTCGGCATGGACGACGGCGTGAAGATGGGCCCCGGCTTCCAGCCGTCGGCGAAGGACCGCGAGGAACTGCTCAAGGTGGCGACCTTTGCCGCCAGCCGCGGCTATCCGGTCGAGATCCATGCCTATACCGACGATGCCGCCGGCGCGATCCTCGATGTCTTCGAGGAAGTGGCCAAGCGCCACGACCTGGGCAAGCTGCGCTGGGCCCTGGCCCACCTGAACACCGGCAAGCCGGAAACGTTCCGGCGCATGAAGGCGCTGGGGCTTGCCTACACGGTGCAGATGGGACCGTACTTCGAGGCCGGCGCCATCGGCCACGCCAACGACCACCACGTGGCCGAGGCCGCGCCGCCCGTGCGCCTGGCGCTGCAGCACGGGCTGAAAGTGGCCGGCGGCACCGATGCCACGCGCATCGGCATCCCCGGCGTCTGGCGCGCGCTGGAGTTCCACGTCGGCGGCTATTCGATCGGCAAGGAAGTCAGGCGCAAGGAAGACTTCCGGCTGTCGCGGCTGGAAGCGCTGCGGCTGTACACCGCGAACGCGGCGTGGATCTCATTCGACGAAGCGTCGCGCGGCACGCTGGAGGCGGGCAAGCTGGCCGACCTCGCGGTGCTGGACAAGCCTTACCTGACCGTCCCCGTCGAGGACATCCATCGCATCCGCTCGGTGCTGACGATGGTCGACGGCAAGGTGGTCCATGCCGACGGCGGGCTTTCCGCGCGCAAGGCGCGCTAG
- a CDS encoding 5-carboxymethyl-2-hydroxymuconate Delta-isomerase, whose translation MPHLTVEYTSNLAPVARIDALLAGLSAVLLAQGGAFAPGGIRARALCLECYRMADGSGDDAFVHVTLAIAAGRSQDVLDRTVSALFDTLSEHFGELYRRRYLALSLELREFGGGYRSLNNVHQRFG comes from the coding sequence ATGCCGCACCTGACCGTCGAATACACCAGCAACCTCGCGCCGGTTGCGCGCATCGATGCCTTGCTGGCGGGACTGAGCGCGGTCCTGCTTGCGCAGGGCGGGGCGTTTGCGCCGGGCGGCATCCGTGCGCGCGCGCTCTGCCTGGAGTGCTACCGCATGGCCGACGGCAGCGGCGACGATGCCTTCGTGCACGTCACGCTGGCGATCGCGGCGGGTCGCTCGCAGGACGTGCTCGACCGGACCGTCAGCGCTTTGTTCGATACCTTGAGCGAGCATTTCGGCGAGTTATACCGGCGCCGGTATCTGGCGTTGTCGCTGGAGCTGCGAGAGTTTGGCGGGGGGTATCGGAGTCTTAACAACGTTCATCAGCGATTTGGATAG
- a CDS encoding LysR family transcriptional regulator translates to MDLRQLRYFKVLATLQHFGRASAALHIAQPALSRQIRLLEEELGVRLLERHVRGATPTPEGLVLLDRASFLLRYADQVKVDIADLAASPRGLVALGLTPALAPMLFIPLAEALREQYPEIRLRLVENFAPALQDALLQGTLDVALLSGPVSSPGVSAVPLVAESLCAIGPWGDASLGDGPVEIEQLQGLPLILTGVPKSGVRLALEAMAARQGLELQVTMEVESIEVARRLVARGFGWTVHFAAAIRDELQAQRLQAVPIRGLELHRMIGYAAARPPSRASVAVMETLRRVARELAVEGDWPNSRVLGEVGDGG, encoded by the coding sequence ATGGACCTCCGACAACTCCGCTACTTCAAGGTGCTGGCCACGCTGCAGCACTTCGGCCGCGCCTCGGCTGCGCTGCATATCGCCCAGCCGGCGCTCAGCCGCCAGATCCGGCTGCTCGAGGAAGAGCTTGGCGTGCGGCTGCTGGAGCGCCACGTGCGCGGCGCCACGCCCACGCCCGAGGGGCTGGTGCTGCTGGACCGCGCGTCGTTCCTGCTGCGCTATGCGGACCAGGTCAAGGTCGACATCGCCGACCTCGCGGCGTCGCCGCGCGGGCTGGTGGCGCTGGGACTGACGCCCGCGCTGGCGCCGATGCTGTTCATCCCGCTGGCCGAAGCGCTGCGCGAGCAGTATCCGGAGATCCGGCTGCGGCTGGTGGAGAACTTTGCACCAGCGCTGCAGGACGCGCTGCTGCAAGGCACGCTCGACGTCGCGCTGCTGAGCGGGCCGGTATCGAGCCCCGGGGTCTCGGCGGTGCCGCTGGTGGCAGAGAGCCTGTGCGCGATCGGCCCGTGGGGCGATGCATCGCTGGGCGATGGGCCGGTGGAGATCGAACAGCTGCAGGGCCTGCCGCTGATCCTGACCGGCGTGCCCAAGTCAGGGGTGCGGCTGGCGCTGGAAGCGATGGCGGCACGCCAGGGGCTGGAGCTGCAGGTCACGATGGAGGTGGAATCGATCGAGGTGGCCCGGCGCCTGGTGGCACGCGGGTTCGGCTGGACGGTGCATTTCGCCGCGGCAATACGGGATGAACTGCAGGCGCAGCGGCTGCAGGCGGTGCCGATTCGTGGGCTGGAGTTGCATCGGATGATCGGCTATGCGGCGGCGCGGCCGCCGTCGCGGGCTTCGGTTGCGGTGATGGAGACGCTGAGGCGGGTGGCCAGGGAATTGGCGGTGGAGGGGGATTGGCCGAATAGTCGGGTGTTGGGGGAGGTGGGGGATGGGGGGTAG
- a CDS encoding LacI family DNA-binding transcriptional regulator: MSKPTIKQIAEALDVHPSTVSRVLNPQTRHRIGDELVARVLKAAQDLHYSPNRIAAALRTRRSGTIGVVVPDIGSPVFPPIVLGIENALARHRYIPIVANAGGDKARQTFIVDQLLARQVDGLILATAERNDPVVAHCLAQGVPLVMVNRSDDAGRVSSIVGDHRQAMALAVGHLHALGHRRIGHVAGPSSLSTGHEREAGFLQAVAELGLSASHCPVVRAPAYTEAAGQEACAQLLSRRQRITAVVAANDFLALGCYAAVRAAGGSCPSDLSVVGHNDMLLMHAVSPALTTIRVPFYEMGTRAAALMLGALDGSIATTARTLLAPELVVRASTQPV, encoded by the coding sequence ATGAGCAAACCCACCATCAAGCAGATCGCCGAAGCCCTCGACGTGCATCCGTCGACGGTGTCGCGCGTGCTCAACCCGCAAACCCGACACCGCATCGGCGACGAACTGGTGGCGCGCGTGCTGAAGGCGGCGCAGGACCTGCACTACTCGCCCAACCGCATCGCCGCGGCGCTGCGCACGCGGCGCTCGGGCACCATCGGCGTGGTGGTGCCGGACATCGGCAGCCCGGTGTTTCCGCCCATCGTGCTCGGCATCGAGAACGCGCTGGCGCGGCACCGCTATATCCCGATCGTGGCCAACGCCGGCGGCGACAAGGCGCGCCAGACCTTTATCGTCGACCAGCTGCTGGCGCGGCAGGTCGATGGCCTGATCCTGGCCACCGCCGAGCGCAACGACCCGGTGGTGGCGCACTGCCTGGCGCAAGGCGTGCCGCTGGTGATGGTCAACCGCAGCGACGATGCCGGGCGCGTATCGAGCATCGTCGGCGACCATCGCCAGGCGATGGCGCTTGCCGTGGGCCACCTGCACGCGCTGGGCCACCGGCGCATCGGGCATGTCGCCGGCCCTTCCAGCCTGTCGACCGGCCATGAACGCGAAGCGGGATTCCTGCAGGCAGTGGCCGAGCTGGGCCTGAGCGCGTCGCACTGCCCGGTGGTGCGGGCGCCAGCCTATACGGAAGCGGCGGGGCAAGAGGCATGCGCGCAACTGCTGTCGCGCCGCCAGCGCATTACCGCCGTGGTGGCGGCCAATGATTTCCTGGCGCTGGGCTGCTATGCGGCCGTGCGCGCCGCCGGCGGCAGTTGCCCATCGGACCTGTCGGTGGTGGGGCACAACGACATGCTGCTGATGCATGCGGTGTCACCGGCGCTGACCACCATCCGGGTGCCGTTCTACGAGATGGGCACGCGCGCCGCCGCGCTGATGCTGGGCGCGCTGGACGGCAGCATCGCCACCACGGCGCGCACGCTGCTGGCGCCCGAACTGGTGGTACGGGCATCGACCCAGCCCGTGTAA
- a CDS encoding zinc-binding dehydrogenase: MKAAVSLAGQAPVYQEFDDPVAGPGQVVVKVAASALTRLDMAIAEGRHYIKPAAGRFVVGREGVGRLADGQRVYFNVNAPRAPYGSMAQRALVDPALTFPVPDGIDDARAAALGNAGLAAWLPLSWRARMQPGETVLVLGATGISGLLAVAAAKLLGAGRVIAAGRDVRALQRARRLGADAVVPLDQPGDLRDAYRNAADGDIDVVLDYLCGPPAEAALLALGHGGRLVHIGTTVAPTITFAGAAARQACFDIMGFAYYHAPIEAQAQAYAELCRHTAAGRMEIDIVAEPLEAVGRVWAAQAKGARQRYVLIP; this comes from the coding sequence ATGAAAGCAGCGGTATCGCTCGCCGGCCAGGCGCCGGTGTACCAGGAGTTCGACGACCCGGTCGCCGGGCCCGGCCAGGTGGTGGTCAAGGTCGCCGCGTCAGCGCTGACGCGGCTGGACATGGCGATTGCCGAAGGCCGCCACTACATCAAGCCGGCGGCGGGCCGCTTCGTGGTGGGGCGCGAGGGCGTAGGGCGCCTCGCCGACGGGCAGCGGGTCTACTTCAACGTCAACGCGCCGCGCGCGCCGTACGGCTCGATGGCGCAGCGCGCGCTGGTCGATCCGGCGCTGACCTTCCCGGTGCCGGACGGCATCGACGACGCGCGCGCGGCGGCGCTGGGCAACGCCGGGCTCGCGGCGTGGCTGCCGCTGTCGTGGCGCGCGCGCATGCAGCCGGGCGAGACCGTGCTGGTGCTGGGCGCGACCGGCATCTCGGGGCTGCTGGCGGTGGCCGCGGCCAAGCTGCTCGGCGCCGGCCGCGTCATTGCCGCCGGGCGTGACGTGCGCGCGCTGCAGCGCGCGCGCCGGCTGGGCGCGGATGCGGTGGTGCCGCTGGACCAGCCGGGCGACCTGCGCGATGCGTATCGCAACGCGGCCGACGGCGACATCGACGTCGTGCTCGACTACCTGTGCGGCCCGCCCGCGGAAGCTGCATTGCTGGCGCTAGGCCATGGCGGGCGCCTCGTCCATATCGGTACCACCGTCGCGCCGACAATCACCTTCGCCGGCGCAGCCGCGCGCCAGGCGTGCTTCGACATCATGGGCTTCGCCTACTACCACGCGCCGATCGAGGCGCAGGCGCAGGCCTACGCCGAACTATGCCGGCATACCGCTGCCGGCCGCATGGAAATCGATATCGTCGCCGAACCGCTGGAAGCGGTCGGACGCGTGTGGGCGGCGCAGGCCAAGGGCGCGCGCCAGCGCTACGTCCTGATTCCCTGA